A region of the Drosophila subpulchrella strain 33 F10 #4 breed RU33 chromosome 3L, RU_Dsub_v1.1 Primary Assembly, whole genome shotgun sequence genome:
GGACAGCCGGAAATGTTGTTGTACTTTGCTTGGGGCTTATAAGCAAGTTGGGTAACCAGTGTGGACAAATTCTGATGCTTTATAGCTAGCACTAAAGTAAAGCAGATGTAAAtactaatttaatttgttgccAAGCAgttgtttaaataaattgtttgttttgttattaGGAACAGAAGTGTTAGCACTAGAATTTAAATATTCCCCTATATCCAAACCAGTTTTTCATAGCTCTGTGTTAGATTAAGGAAAGTGGTTTTTACCAATACGAACGTATATCTCGGATTAGCTTTGATATAAATGGGTTAAGACAAAGCAATAGCTTTAAAGAACTGTATCTTTCGGTTATCTCATCGTAAATTCGCTAATTACTTAATGATGCTTGGCCGATCATCACGTGAGAGGCCAAGCTCAAGGTTTCTAAAACCGTACCGCGAAGCGGATTCATTTCGCACCTGACCGAGGCCCAAACTCGGATGCAATTAGAACTTTATTATGGATAATTGAAAACTTTCTCATTGCCTAGCCTGCTCGCTCGTCGCACCTCGAATTATTATTACGCCTTAGTGGGTCAGCGCTCGATCGCAGTTCCAATTAACGCGACGGCGCTCTCACGTACATTTCACCTGGTAGCGACAGGTGCCCCCGTCCACTCCATCTGCAGCTCCAACCCATGGAACTCCCCCTCTCAATCCGGCATCACGCATTTGTGTCCAGCCTCACAGATAAACACACGGCAGCCGGCggcttttaattattttattgcatttGCCGGTGGATTTCGTCAAGGcagatatatatttaattaatgtCTCTCCTCGGCGGGTCTGGAAAATTATGTAAAATGTGTGTTACATGGAGCACAGCTTAGCCAGCCGGCTTGCATAATCCCTGCTCCGGCAGGCAGTGGGGGCATTATTAGTATTCAAGACGGGAATCGGATCGAATCGAGCTGGACTACCGACTACTGGTTGCCCGATCCGATTTCAATTGCGCACACACACGCGGTCGAGCAAGTGGGTCAGGGATTTGGGGGGATAGAGTCACACTCTAAATGGCAAGCAATTCAAGGTTTTCAATTTGTCGACTTTTTTTTTCGCAGGGTTTCACCTACGTAGCGCCCTCGATACTGGAGGACATGCATCGAGCCAACCGGATGCCGGCACGCTCCCCTCGACGTGCCCCTCGCCAGCTGCCGGATAGCAGCTTCCGGCTACAGTTCCCATCGGCCAACGTGGGAGCCAATGCTCCCATGGCCATGCACGGTCATCCACAGCGATCCGGAATGTTTGCCCGAGCCACGCCGCCGCATCATATGCAGACATTCGCGCCACGCCCCTCGCCAGCGCAGGATGAGATGATGGACGTGCAGCAGGGTCTGCCGATGGTCTAAGGGCTGGAGCGGTCGCTTCCCAACCATCCCATCCCGTCCCATCCCAACACCACCCCGCTTCCttcccaaaacaaaaaaaaaacaaaaaacagaaattgACAGTTACTATTATGACGTATGTGGAGTGTGGACTTGGTTAAGGATTCGGAATGAGCAGGACGATCACCAGGAGGAGATGGCGGagcagcaggaggaggagcacATGACCTTAGTGTGCAAGTTGTTTTTGTTAAAGAGAAGCGCGCACGGATCGTGCTGTTGAATGATTATGATAATGAGAGTGCCGAGGCAGATTATGAAGATGATTGTGCTACGCCAAGGAGAGCGTTCGTTTTTGGATACACCTAGATACTAAAGTTAGAGACATCCACATAAGCATATGCTATAGCAATTACTATGTATACACCTAGAGAGATGGTAGGCGAGATCGCAACCCGGGCCCGTTTCCCCCCAACCCCAAACTTATCCGTGTttatgtataaatattatacTTACACTTATGTTTTATATAGGCAAAAAGGTAAGGTTTACACAATTTAGTTCAAATGTACACGCAAcactttattttctttttacaCTTATTTAACTCCAATCGAAACAGACAGCAGACCATTTATATTACGAAGAAAGTTCTGTATTTGCGAGATAGctctatatatattaatatacaAATGAAGCGTGTGAGTTGGTGGTTCGGAAATTTAGCTTCAGCCACAACTACATTAATCAAGTATAATTACTCTGGCTAGCAACGTTCTTTGaagcttattttttttatagttgtTTTCCAATTGGTTTTGTCATTTCGAACACCTTCGGTAGGCATGTAGTGACGTTAGTTTTTAGGGACAACAGCAGCGTAGCCAACAACACAAacttaaatgaaatgtaaattataaactaaacTAGAACATTAAAGAATAaactataaattaaaatatataaagtaaTGTAAAGGTTTCCCAGCTCGATTATAAAAAGTGACCCGACCTTGGGCCTAACTTGCTCGCATAGCCAATTTGTATTCAATAACCACCCCCAGAAGAATTCTCCCTCTTTCATAGTCAGCCCCAAGAATTGGTCTAATTCGATTTCGGTTGCATTTCTGGATTCAAGCTAGTAAAAAGGAACAAAATAATACCGTGTACTGAGAAGCTAAACGCTGCCACAACAATAAACCCAAAAAGGGgagatataaaaatgtatacaatCGATTACGTACTTTGATTATATTCCGTTTCAGTCTGAatcatatttttttgtatttgccTAAGGAATGagaaaatagaaaaagaaaatcttcacagaaaataaaaagcaaaaattaagatgtcaAATATAATCAAAAGGTGCTTTGAATTGtttaaaaagacaagacaactacagaaaaaacggaaataaaACGGAATAGAAAACATGAAAAACTATTGTGtataaagaatatttatataaacaaaaaataaatacctcAAAAGcaattatttttgttacaaGCAGCTAAAAAGTGTGCGATGCAAATAAAGAACTTAACGAAATGATAACTACCAACTAAAGTACAGAAAGAAAAAActattaacaaaataaatcGAGAAATTAGGAAAcagaatatataaaaacatatatttttttcattgTACACTTATTTCTTtgtgtttggttttgtttactgctaaatgtattttgtatttaattaaacaatcattttttatatataagaagaaaaagaaaaacccaaacaaaaaccaaaaatgaaACTGTTTTCATTTGTGGAAGGATATGTCTTATTTTCACTGTTAGTAGACATAACTAAGCGATGTGCTAAAGCCaagaaatatgtaaaaaaaaaagaaaacaaaaaactaaaaaatgaAGCGGAAACGGAAGAAAATAACTATCGAACAAATACCCCATACTGAAGAAACACTGCCTACACAGAAGAGGAAACAAGAAGTAACAAAACATAAAACTAGCAACAAATTATTACCAACtacaataaacaaacaaatcgCAAGTAAATGAATTTAAACCAGACCCGAGATCAAGGGCGAAACCAAACAGCAGAAACAGCACTAAATGCAGAGAGTTACAGAATTTCGTAGATAGCCAAGTTAACCAATTGAAACCGATCCTCCAGCACAGATCATCCAACTACAGATCGAACTAACGATCGATCAGGAGTCATGTTACCAAGGTTCAGCACCAATAACTGAGTTCGGGCCTAGAGCCCCAAACTGTACAGTCCAGCTAATTGAACCAAGTAATTAACCGATTCCGCAAAGTACTTACCCCCCAGATTGGGTGACTAAAAAGTAGAGATAAAGCCAGAATAGAATTTCAAAGTTCATTGTTAATAAACCATAAACAAATTACAGAGACAGCGATTCAACACAGGCttagttatagttattttgTAGGAAGTACTGTCCCCAGGGGGCGTCGCCACATTTGTTGACAGCCCATCGAACCGGGCCTAATTGCATACCAAAATAACCAAGTCGATCAATAGTTCTGGAAGAGAGCTGCCATAAGCCATAAGATCGTTGAAGCCAAACGAAACCCGCAACACGGAAATCCAAAACAAAGAGCGAAACATTATAACGTCGACATTCAGAGATCCTAGTTAATTAAATTGTACATTTCTATCATTTAGCTGTAAGCGCAGTGCGTATATACGACTATGTGGATATAAAAGAtgtatatggcaaatgtgtatcgtaatatattaaaacttaattttacaaaaaaacgAAATACGTCTGGGGACTCAATCGAAAGCTTTAAGAGCTTTCAAGCTGCTTAAGTTATTAACAAATGGGGGCTTGTCAGCGGCTCTAAAACTGTATTGATGGGGCTATTCGTTGAATGTTTTAGAACCCCAAGGTTtgatattatattttcaatatcaaTAGTATATtgacattttaaattataaaagtcgtaaatttaaaaaactttcctaAACATGTATTTgcttaaaaaactttcaaatATGCAACTtcgtaaaaaatataatttatttattcgattttattttaaaatatttatatgaaGCTGAAATTATACCTCTTCTCTTGGAAACCTCTGGTTTTCTCATCCAGATCCTCTCAAATTGCtatttgaaatgcaaaaaCCCATTCATCGACAGTTCTTTATTTTTAGTCACTCCCACTTGGACACGCAAATGTCATTGATTAGCATAATTAATGCCAAAAACTTCGCAATAAAGTAAAAAGTATGAAGGAGCAGTTCAAGTCAAAAAACGAAGGCGCAAAAGCGAAAGTATGTTAGCATAAATCGATCAAGGAGGAGCCACTGGCTCAAGGGGAATCCCCCGCGGGGCATAAGCTATTTATAGACATGCCGTAAGACGGGACCGCAAGGTGCAGGAGCAGCTGGCGGAACCGCCGGCGGCTCCTTCGGCGGATTTGAGCTCCGTGTGCCCAATTGGACTGACTGCCAGGTGACACACGGCACAAGCGCATTGGACAAGTACATGCACACGGTCGGATGAAATTGGTACACTGAAAATGGATCCTTAAATATTTGGTAGGAGGAGATCATTAATTGAATAATAACCCATTTTAAGTATTATCAAGGAAAGGCATTTATCAAAAGTTTTGGTAAtaacaaatacattttaagataaaatattatatttttgattttaagaaATGGTATATGTATCATTTCTAAGGGTCCTGAAAGCATTCTTTAATCatataaagatataaataCTATAATCTTAGGGGTAAGAAAGATATTCTTTTCGAGGCATAAGTAGTAGGTTAAATACTTTAGTTTTTTATCGTGTAAGTTAAAGGGTATGCGCTGAGGTGGGGATAGGCAGCATAACAATAAATACCGCTAGGCAACCGTAAATTCCCTAGCATGAATCGATTTAACATGCCCGCGGGAGCGGAGGGCAGGCCACTTAGGTCGCCAGCGACTCTCCTCCGACTCCGGCTGAGATTCCGAGCCAggcagccagccagccaggtACACATAATTTCCTGCCCGGTCTCGAGAAGTGTGCCAGGTGGGGACAATCGAGTGTAGAGATTTAGCAGTGACAGTTACACTTTCTATTAAGCGCTTCTTGAATATTTCACTTCTTACGCAATCTTAACCCATTCTGATTCAATCCCAGCCAGTAAGATGTTGCCCAACCTGAAGTCGCGCCGTATCAGCGGCCTCCAGCTGGCCGGGAAGCACTTGGGTCCTGTGGCCAAGTGCCCGCCCAGGTATTCCGAGGAGGACTGGGACTATAACAACAAGATCAAGTTTCGAATCACCTGCGACCAGGAGAAGCTGGCCGAGCGGATCGTGGAGTGAGTATATCGGGAGTGAAATGGTATCCCATGGGAGCGGATTCAAGTTGGTGACCCTATTTTGTCTAGGGAGTCACGTCGCGTCGTGGACGAAACGAAGGACACGACCAAGAACTGGCAGCGCGAGGTGGAGCATCATATGCGTGAGAGGACCAGCGAAATTCGATTTTTGGTGGACGAGCTGAATCGGCAGAAGAAGACCGCCGCTCTGGAGGATGAGGCCCTGAACACCTATCGCAATCGGGTGCTGAACTGCATTGAGTTCCTCAAGGATAAGTCGTTGGCTATTTGCAAGCAGTGCCTTATCCTTCGGGAGGGCAGAATCGGGGTGGACCTGTGCGACGATGAGGTGGACCGCTCCTTGCGCCGCGAGCTGAAGGTGATCAAGGGCTGTCAGGGATTGGCCGATGCCGCCCTGAAGGAGGCCGAGGAGCAGATTCGCAAGCTCCGCGGCGCCATCTATCTGCTGGATCAGGATCTGGCCGCCAAGGATAAGTCGCTGGCCATCGATGAGAAGAACTTGAAGCTCAAGGAGTTCCAGCATGATCTGGCTAAGGGTTCGGATTTGTCCAAGCAGCACTGGTAGGTTTAACCCACTTGTTCTATTTGGTTCACAAATATGAAGACGATTCAAGTTGGGACTTTAAATTGGGAACTATGAAAGATTTCGCTTTGAAAAGCTTAATTTTCTACCAACTTTTTTTTCGTTCCGTTACAAGATTCAGTCTATGAACGACCTATTGGAAACCCCAATAAAAGTAGAGCTTTTTAATAAGTAGTTCGGTTACTTTTGAatactatacattttaatatttagttACATTTGTGTTTAACAGCGCAGAAATTCGTTTGACCTCCTTAGACTGGATTTTTTTTCTTCCATACTGGGTTTAGCTTTAAATATGGTTTAAAAACTGTTCGATTCACCTTAGTAtgtttacttttaaacgtaaatttaattatttttttaaattactgTTTTCTaatattcaaatatatatgCCTTTGACctaaaagtataaaaatgtcataacTTGTATTACAAAGTCAAGTAGTTAATATACCTCTTACATTATGGATTGAGGAAGGtcaaacttaataaaaaaaaccgcAGTTTCCTAGGTGACATTCGATACAATTGTCCTGGGTCCTATAAGAGTGTAATTTAGTGATTAATTTGCACctagttatatatataaatcgaCCTGATTGTTGCCATGACTCCTTGACTTTCTCTATGTTTCCACCCAACCTCTACCCCCAATAGCCAATTTTCGCTGACCGAGTGGCAGGCGCAGACGTACGAGAATCTGGAGGCCAACGCCAAGGCTTTGGTCTCCGCCGGGCAACTGCGGGCCTACATCGATCTACTGCTGAAGCAGGTCTGCGAGGACATGCAGAACCAGACGGACAGGACCAACGAGGCCTTCGAGCGCAGGATTTCGGAGACGAAGCACGTGAAGCAGTGCCTGGAGAACAAGCACAAGGACACCATGGACCACATCCACCAGGTGCAGCGCAACATGACCGAGCTGGAGAAGGAGATGATGGACAAGCAGAGGGCCATCACCCTGTGCCAGACGAGGCTGAGCAATCGAGCCCACCGTCCCGGATTGGAGCTGACCTGTGACATGGTCCAGGATGCTCTCTACAACGAACTGCAGGCCCTGAAGGCATCCGTCTGTAAGCTCAACCAGAAGCTGAACGAGAACAAGGCCTCCATGCGGTACCTGATGCACGTCCAGGTGATGCAGGAGGAGGAGATTAACATCAAGGCGAACACCTGCAAGATCGACGAGGTCGACTGCATGACTCTGCGACAGGCCCTGAAATATCAAACCTTTTAGTCGGGCAGCACTACCTTCAGTACCGCACACAGTAGTCGCCACCAGCCACCATTAATCAAATTAGATGCATGTGCATTTCGTGTTCGATCCCAAATTACTtaataaattgaaattcaCTTTCGATTTCCAGTTACCAAAAGAGGTTACTTGATGGGGGGACTTGATGTAGAAATAACCATTGGAGTAAAATAGCTCAATATAGCcttatttaaatttggaaaCCATTATGCTCTTAATCTATTTATTTGctactaaaatattttcaaaaataaacttttgtaATCAAAACATGTAATTTTTAGCTTTCGCAAAAGGAAGCTGTACaaaagtaatttttaaaaaaataaaaaaccttgAACTTCTTCCCGCctaaattttaatttcccGCTCGGGCTCTAGTATTTTCGGTATTTTCTTCGTTCAATCGATAAGCGATAGCCACATATCGATAACGCGAACGCCAATATGAGAGTTCTTTTAAAAGTGTTACCGTACCGGTGTGAAAATCCCAAGTATGACCGCAACCCGCAAATGATATTGATGAAGCCTGACAAAACGTAGAAAAGCATAAGAAAACCTTAATTAATGTTAAGTTAAAAGTGTACAAACCTGAGATTAAGGTGAGTGGCACGCCATGTTCTAGATATCGAGTACCCAAAAGACCGGGTGGATTGGGCTGTGGCGGGGGCTTAACacctccgccgccgccgccaccgcACACGATAAAAAATGGAGTACAGCCACGAATGGCAAATCAATAATTTCGGCACTCAAATAATTCTCACAACTGCAATAAGGCCTTTTCGTCCTCTCTGTCTCTTATTGCAGTGCAAGGATGTCGAAACGGAGCGCCGACGACGCCAGCGGGAGCAGCTGTTTGGTGGCTGCCGCCGCCGGTCAGCCGCCCATCAAAAAGGTGCACTTCGAGCCCCATCTGATCGGGCCTGTGTCCACACTGGAGGAGATGGACATCAAGGTCCTGGAGTTCCAGAACAAGAAGCTCGCCCAGCGCATCGAGCAGCGGATGCGAACGGAGGCGGAGCTCCGACATCGCATCGAGCAGCTGGAGAAGCGGCAAACACAGGACGACGCCGTTCTGAACGTGGTCAACCGGTATTGGAATCAGCTGAACGAGGACATCAGGGTACTGCTGCAGCGCTTCGATGCCGAGACGGCCGATGAACTGGAGAACCGGAACGAAAACGAGGTCACCACCTCGTTCCTCGCCCAATTGTCCACATGGGACAAGGAGGAGCTGGACGAAAAGCTGGCCAACCGCGTCCAGGTGTCCAAAAGGGCGGTGGCCAAGATCGTACAGGTTATTGATAGGTTAATGCAACGCAATGAGAAGATAACTCATGTATTGAAAGGTG
Encoded here:
- the LOC119553655 gene encoding tektin-1 produces the protein MLPNLKSRRISGLQLAGKHLGPVAKCPPRYSEEDWDYNNKIKFRITCDQEKLAERIVEESRRVVDETKDTTKNWQREVEHHMRERTSEIRFLVDELNRQKKTAALEDEALNTYRNRVLNCIEFLKDKSLAICKQCLILREGRIGVDLCDDEVDRSLRRELKVIKGCQGLADAALKEAEEQIRKLRGAIYLLDQDLAAKDKSLAIDEKNLKLKEFQHDLAKGSDLSKQHCQFSLTEWQAQTYENLEANAKALVSAGQLRAYIDLLLKQVCEDMQNQTDRTNEAFERRISETKHVKQCLENKHKDTMDHIHQVQRNMTELEKEMMDKQRAITLCQTRLSNRAHRPGLELTCDMVQDALYNELQALKASVCKLNQKLNENKASMRYLMHVQVMQEEEINIKANTCKIDEVDCMTLRQALKYQTF